In one window of Candidatus Nanopelagicales bacterium DNA:
- a CDS encoding aspartate aminotransferase family protein encodes MDQSRLAELRIPVAQINDPELAQHVLDLDRAHVFHSWSAQGSLNPVTIAGGLGSRVWDFNGKSYLDFSSQLVFTNLGHQHPKLIAAIKEQADVLCTAAPPYAVQARGEAAQAISALMPDSHQKVFFTNGGADGNENAIRMARLFTGKRKILSTHRSYHGNTGAAIMATGDQRRWPNEYADGHAHFFGPFLYRTPFWATTEEEECARALDHLEQTILFEGPSTIAAVILEAVPGSAGVLVPPAGYLEGVRALCDKYAIMYIADEVMCGFGRTGSWFGFDHAGVVPDLVVFAKGVNSGYVPLGGVIISNEIAHHFDDRVFPGGLTYSGHPLACASAVASIDILRDEAVIENADTVGNGVLGPKLRDLIDKHPSIGEVRGQGMFWAIELVADRHTREPLAPYGGTSPAMAAVGAAARANGLVSFIVGNRIHVVPPLVLTAEEAIEGVEILDLAIAEADKHVSA; translated from the coding sequence ATTGACCAGAGCCGACTAGCAGAACTGAGGATTCCCGTGGCGCAGATTAACGACCCCGAACTAGCCCAGCACGTGCTCGACCTCGACCGCGCACACGTCTTCCACTCCTGGTCCGCACAGGGTTCCCTCAACCCGGTCACCATTGCCGGCGGACTCGGGTCGCGCGTATGGGACTTCAACGGCAAGAGCTACCTGGACTTCTCCTCCCAGTTGGTGTTCACCAATCTCGGTCATCAACATCCCAAGCTGATCGCGGCGATCAAGGAACAGGCCGACGTCCTGTGCACGGCCGCGCCGCCCTACGCCGTGCAGGCGCGGGGAGAAGCCGCGCAGGCCATCAGCGCGTTGATGCCGGACTCGCACCAGAAGGTGTTCTTCACCAACGGTGGGGCCGACGGCAATGAGAACGCCATCCGGATGGCCAGGCTTTTCACCGGAAAGCGCAAGATCCTTTCGACGCACCGGTCGTATCACGGCAACACGGGTGCGGCGATCATGGCGACCGGCGACCAACGTCGCTGGCCCAACGAGTACGCCGACGGGCACGCGCATTTTTTCGGCCCTTTCTTGTATCGCACGCCCTTCTGGGCGACCACCGAGGAAGAAGAGTGCGCCCGTGCCCTCGATCACCTCGAGCAGACGATCCTGTTCGAGGGACCGTCAACGATTGCCGCGGTCATCCTCGAGGCAGTGCCTGGATCAGCTGGCGTGCTGGTCCCACCTGCGGGCTACCTGGAAGGTGTGCGCGCGCTGTGCGACAAGTACGCAATCATGTACATCGCCGACGAGGTGATGTGCGGCTTCGGGCGGACGGGGAGTTGGTTCGGATTCGACCATGCGGGCGTCGTGCCGGACTTGGTGGTGTTTGCCAAGGGCGTCAACTCCGGCTATGTCCCCCTCGGCGGGGTGATCATCAGCAACGAGATCGCCCACCACTTCGACGACCGAGTTTTCCCAGGCGGTCTGACCTACTCGGGGCATCCACTCGCGTGTGCCAGCGCCGTCGCCAGTATCGACATTCTGCGCGACGAGGCCGTCATCGAGAACGCTGACACTGTCGGCAACGGCGTACTCGGGCCCAAGCTCAGGGACCTTATCGACAAGCACCCGAGTATCGGCGAGGTTCGCGGTCAAGGGATGTTCTGGGCGATCGAACTGGTCGCGGATCGCCACACCCGCGAACCGCTCGCCCCATATGGCGGCACCTCACCGGCCATGGCGGCGGTCGGTGCCGCGGCCCGCGCGAACGGGCTGGTCTCGTTCATCGTCGGCAATCGCATCCATGTGGTGCCGCCACTCGTGCTCACAGCGGAGGAAGCGATTGAAGGGGTCGAGATCCTTGACCTCGCCATTGCCGAAGCCGACAAACACGTGTCCGCGTAG